A segment of the Cellvibrio sp. KY-YJ-3 genome:
TCGGCCAGGCAGTGGGAAGCGAAGCAATCGATCAGGGTGAACACAGCATTGTGGTCGCACGCGACGGTCGCACTCACAGCGAAGCGCTCACCCAGGCGTTGATTAAAGGTATTTTGCGCACCGGCTGTAATGTAATTAATGTGGGCGTGGTCCCGACGCCGCTCATGTACTTCGCCACCTTTCATTTTGACGATACCCACAGCGGTGTGATGGTGACCGCCAGCCACAACCCCAAGGAATACAACGGTTTTAAAGTGGTGATCAACAATCGCGCGCTGGCCGATGACGCGGTAGTGGAATTGCGCTCGCGTATTATTGCGCAGCGCTTCCATCAAGGCTTGGGTGAGGAGACTCCGCGCGCAATTATCCCCGACTATATCGAACGCATTTTTTCCGACGTGGCGCTGGCGGGAAATATCAGCATAGTGGTGGACGCCGGCAATGCGGTGCCCGGTTTGGTTGCACCGCAATTATTTGAAGAATTGGGCTGTGATGTCACATCGCTTTTTTGCGATCTGGATGGCGAATTCCCCAATCACAATCCCGACCCAACCATCGAAGAAAACTTGCAAGCACTGATCGCCAAAGTCAAAGAGGTCAAAGCCGATATTGGTGTCGCTTTCGACGGTGATGGCGACCGCTTGGTGGTGGTCACTCCCAAGGGCGATATTATTTGGCCCGACCGTTTATTGATGTTATTTGCCAAAGATATTCTCGCGCGCAACCCCGGCGCCGATGTGCTGTTCGACGTAAAATGCTCACGCCAGTTGAACCAGGTAATCAGCAGTTATGGCGGCCGGCCGATCATGTGGAAAACGGGTCACTCACCGATGAAAGCGAAAATGGAAGAGACGCAAGCGCTTATCGGCGGCGAATATTCCGGCCATATTTTTATCAAGGATCGCTGGTACGGCTTCGACGACGGTATCTACGCCATGGCCCGTCTGTTGGAAATTATTACCCTGCGCGATCAAAACATCGATGACATTTTTGCCGGTTTCCCGCAGTTGCATGCAACACCGGAAATCAAGATCAACATCAGTGATCAGGACAAATTTGGCTTGATTAAAAAACTCGCCGAAACCGGCGATTTTGCCAATGGTGCACTCACCACTATCGATGGTTTACGCGTGGATTACACCAAGGGTTGGGGCTTGGTGCGCGCGTCAAATACCTCACCCGCACTCACCCTGCGCTTTGAAGCGGAATCACCCGAAGCACTGGAAAAAATACAACAGATTTTCAAACGCGAATTAATTAAAGTTGATGCCAATCTGCACATCGATTTTTGAATTATTAGCGGTTATCAAACACTTTTCATCAACGACTTTTTATTATTTACAGGATATTTGAGTTATGTCTTTAAACCGCGAATCGGCAATGAATATCGCCAACGTATTAACCGAAGCCCTGCCCTACATCCAACGTTTTACCGGCAAAACGGTGGTGGTGAAATTTGGTGGCAATGCGATGGAAGGCGAAGAGCTGCAAAACAGTTTTGCGCGCGACATAGTATTGATGAAACTGGTGGGTATGAACCCGGTAGTGGTTCACGGCGGCGGGCCACAAATTGGCAGCCTGTTGGAAAAACTCAATATTAAATCGGAATTCATCAATGGTATGCGCGTGACCGACAGCGCAACGATGGATGTAGTCGAAATGGTATTGGGCGGCACAGTCAATAAACAAATCGTCAGCTTGATCAATCGCAATGGCGGCCAGGCCATTGGTTTGACCGGTAAAGATGGCAAATTAATTCGCGCAAAAAAACTCACCGTTACCCATAAAACACCGGAAATGTTAGCGCCGGAAATTTTGGATATAGGTCACGTAGGTGAAGTGGAGCATGTCAATACCTCGGTCATTGATATGCTGATCAACAGCGATTTTATTCCGGTGATTGCACCCATTGGTGTGGGCGAAGACGGTGCCTCCTACAATATCAACGCCGATTTGGTCGCGGGAAAAATCGCAGAATTTTTGCGCGCCGAAAAATTAATGCTACTCACCAACGTGTCTGGCCTGCAAGACAAACAAGGCAATGTATTAACCGGCTTGAGCACTGAACAAGTAGACGGCTTAATTGCCGACGGCACGATCTACGGTGGCATGCTGCCAAAAATCGCCTGCGCACTGGATGCCGTAAAAGGTGGTGTCACCAGCGCCCACATTGTGGATGGTCGCGTCAATCACGCCGTGCTGTTGGAAATTTTCACCGACGCCGGAGTCGGTACACTAATTACCAATAAAGCCAAAGCGTAATGAAATGGCAGGCTGCATTAGCAAAAGCAGGTGCAGCCTGCAATGAATGGAGGCTCTATGATTAAAACCCCAAACACAACAACACCGCGCCGTCAGCAAATATTGGAATGTCTGGCGCGGATGCTGGAAGCCAGCCCCGGCGAGCGCATTACCACCGCGGCACTGGCGAAAGAAGTCGGCGTGTCGGAAGCGGCGCTCTATCGCCACTTTCCCAGCAAATCCAAAATGTTTGAGGGCTTAATTGAATTTATTGAAGAGACGATTTTTTCGCGTATTACGCTAATCCTGGCAGATGAAAAATCCACCCTTAAACGCTGCGAAAAAATTCTTTCCCTGCTACTTAATTTTGCCGAGCGCAATCCGGGCTTAACCCGCTTGCTCACCGGCGATGCTCTCACCGGTGAAACCGAGAGACTGCGCACACGCATCGAACAATTTTTTGATCGCATCGAAACCCAACTCAAACAAATTTTGCGCGAAGCGGAATTGCGCGAGGGGGTGCATCCCCAATTGCCCATCGCCGCTGCGGCCAACTTATTAATCGCCTTGGTGGATGGCCGAATCGCCGAATTTGTACGCACCGGTTTTCGGCGCCGCCCCACCGAACACTGGCAGGAACAATGGCAATTAATCGCCCAGGGTTTTTTAGTGTCCAGTGCCGTACAGGCGTAAAAAAACCGGCAATTGCCGGTTTTAATTACTACTAGATGAAGATGCAAAATACTTATTGGGTAATTTCAATAAACCGTGTGCGATCTTCATCAAACTTTTTAGACATCTCACTGTATTCCTGCTCGCGCTGCTGGATTTGCAACTGAATATCCTTTTCTTCCTGGGTGAGATTATTAATGCTTTTAAGCAGGTCTTCCGGTAGTTGACGGCCGCTGCGCTCAACCGCTGCCGCTTGCGATTGATAATCCTGCAAGCGTTTATTAGCTGAGTGTAAATTGGCTTCCAGAATGCTGATATTGCCGCGCAAACTCTCAAGGTTACGCTGCTTGGCAGCATCTATATCACCGACATTGCTATAGCTGCGGCGCAACTGTATATCCTCGCGCTCGCGCTGTTCGCGCAATTGCTTTTCGTGCAGCGCACGCTTGGCAGCATCGCCCTCGGGAGCGGGCGGCACCACTTCAATCACCTTGCCGCTAATACTGACAACTTCATAACCCTTACTGACAAACTCAGCGGGAATATTACTGTCCATCACGGTGACACCTTCGCTGTTTTTGTAGCGATAGATTACCTTGGCTGATTTGTTAGCCTGTGCCGCAACACCCTGCGCAAACATCACTCCAATAGCAAACACCACCAACAGTTTACGCATCTGGATTCATCACCTCGTTAGCGTTATCGACAACAGAATGGTGGATCACGCCAGATCCACACCGTAGGTTGCACGATAAGTTTTAATTTTTTCCACCATCGCCTCTTGCCCTGCCTGACCTTGCAGATAATCGATGATGTGATTCAAATTGATAATGCTAATGACCGGAATCCCAAAGGTCTGTTCCACTTCCTGAATGGCCGATAACTCACCCTGGCCTTTTTCCTGACGGTTCAAACCAATCAATACGGCCGCTGGTTTGGCACCGGCCGCATTAATAATCGCCATCACCTCGCGCACCGCAGTGCCTGCGGTAATTACATCGTCCACAATCAGAACTTTTCCCTGCAGCGGCGCTCCTACCAAGGTGCCGCCTTCGCCGTGATCTTTGGCTTCTTTGCGGTTATAGCAGTAGGGCAAGTCGCGTCCGTGCTGGTCAGCCAAGGCAATCGCGGTGGTGGCTGCCAGAGGGATGCCTTTATAAGCCGGGCCAAAGACTATATCGAATTCCACGCCAGATGCCGTGATCGCCGCCGCATAGTAACGTCCCAACTCAGCCAGTGCCTGACCGGTTTGAAAGCGGCCGGCATTAAAGAAGTAAGGGCTGGTGCGCCCGGACTTGAGCAAAAACTCACCAAAGCATAGGGCTTGGTGTTTGACTGCCAGCTGAATGAAGTCAAATTGGTATTTTTCCATGCAAAGTATCCGACTATGAACTAAGTTTGAGGTGACAAAAATAAATACAACGAGGTCTCAACCATGAGTGAGACCCGCATTTGGATCAACCCGCCGAGCCAAATGTAAGGATGTGAAAAATAGTAACACCTACCACAAAAAACCCAACCGTAGCGGTAACACAATCACACCAAGCTCGGGTATGATACACAGTCCGTAATCAAGGGGCTAACATGAGAGTTATCAGTCTTAGCGTCGATGGCATTTTTCAGGCGGCGCAACGCGGCCTATACACTTGGCTCGCGAATCAGGATGCAGATTTCATCTGTCTACAAGATCTTCGCGCGCTTGAGCGTGAACTGGAAAAACCCGAGTTCCAACTCAAGGGCTACCACGCCTATTTTTTCGATTCAGGTACCAAACACTACAACGGTGTCGCTATTTATTCGCGTATGCAACCCAAAGCACTAATTTACGGGTTAGGTTTTGCGTCGGGCGTGGATATGGAAGGCCGCTATTTACAAGTCGATTTTGAGCAGTTGAGCATTGGCTCACTGCTCGCGCCGAGCGCCAGCTCGGAATTGGAATCGCAAGAAGTCAAAATTAAATTTTTTGACGACTTTCAGGCCCATCTGGACAAAATTACCCGCAAACGCCGTGAATATATTTTCTGCGGCAACTGGCAAATGGCCCACACGCCCAAAGATGTGAGTAACAGCGCGGAAAACCAACACAACTCCGGGTTTTTACCCCACGAGCGTCAATGGTTGAGCCAACTGTTTAACCAAATTGGTTACGTCGATGCCTTCCGCAAGGTCAACAAAGACAGCGATGAATACAGCTGGTGGCCAAATGGTTTAAAAGATGATGGCGATGGCTGGCGCACCGATTTTCAAGTGGTGTCCAACAGTCTCGGCGGCAAAGTGGAGTATGCGGCAATTTATAAAACCCAGCAGTTCTCCAGCCATATGCCGGTAATTATCGATTACGACATAGAGCTGTAAATCGCACCCAATTAAATACCGTAAAATGTAAAAAAGCCCGCTGCGGTAATCCGAAGCGGGCTTTTTTATTATCTGCCATTTGGCAAAAATGGTTTAAACCGCAAGTGCGTCGTACACCACAACTTTGCTCCACAGGTGTTTATGCTCATCGATAAACTTTTGATGCAGTGGATGAACCTGATAAATATCCTGCCCCGCCACATCATCAAAACCGAGCAATTCGGAAACATGGTAGGAGTTATCCACCACGTCACGCTTTTCCGTAGAGGCAGGCACACCCACGTGGATGCTGCGCACGGTTTCAATCGCCGCAAGTGATTTCACCCCAGCTATTAATTTTTCCAGATCTTCTTTTGAATCCGGATTTTTCAACCAGAAAAAAACATGGTGCAACAATTTCGGCATAGCATTGGCTCCGGCTACAGGTTTGGCGAGTGCATCGCCCGCCACCAACGCGGCACCGGCGATAGCACTGGTGGTAAGAAAATCACGGCGTGTAGTTGTCATAGTCGCTCCTTTTTATCGATTCATTATCATTAACGAATGTGTTTTGATAGAGCAGTAAAGTTGCCGCGAATCCCCCTTTGACGCAAAGTTATTTACGCAAGATTACCCAATCAGCACCACAACACAGCTTACCAAACCCGCACAGGTGCGAGCGACTGTGTTTATTCACTGATAAAAGTTTGTAATACCCGATTTAAAAAGCGGCGACCTAAAACGGTTGGGCGCGCGCAGCCTTGTGCAATTTCTACCAAACCTTGCTGCGTTAATGTGTGCCACTGGGGCTCAAGTTGTTGCCAATCAAGGCCGGTGCGCTCAGTGAAATAATTTACTGGCACTCCCCCGTGCAAGCGCAGTGCATTCATCATAAATTCCAGCGGTAGCGCTGCAGGCAGCAACAAATCGCTGCCGCCGCCAAATGTATTTTGATGACCGCCAAGATTGGTGGGGATTTTTTGGGATTGGGCCGCATCCAAATAATGTTTGGGTAAGCGGGTTTTCCACAAGCGCAGAATTTTATCTTCGGCAGGTAAAGTAATTTTGCCGTGAGCGCCCGCCCCTATTCCGAGATAATCGCCAAACTCCCAGTAATTGAGATTATGGCGTGCATATTTTTTAGCGCGTGCATAGGCGGAAATTTCATATTGTGCGTAGCCAGCCGCAGCCAATAATTCCACGCCTGCATCCTGAATATCGGCGAGGATTTCCTCTTCCGGCAATACCGGCGGCGCAGAATAAAAGGCAGTGTTTTGCTCGATGGTGAGTTGATACCAGGAGAGATGCTCCGGCGCCAAGTCAATCGCCTGTTGCAAATCCGCCTTGGCAGCAGCAACGGATTGCTCAGGTAAACCGTGCATTAGATCCAGATTGATATTGTCAAACCCGGCCTTGCGTGCAACACCCACAGCGCGCAGTGCTTCTTCACGACCATGTACACGGCCGAGCAATTTTAATTGTTGATCATTAAAACTTTGAATGCCGATGGATAAACGATTCACCCCTGCCGCGCGAAAACCGGAAAATTTTTCCTGCTCAAACGTACCGGGGTTTGCTTCGAGGGTAATTTCTATATCAGGTTCAAAACCGATAATTGTCTCTGCATCTTTTAAGATCTGCCCAATCGCCTGCGCCGACAACATACTGGGTGTGCCACCGCCAAAAAAAATGCTGGTGAGTTTGCGGCCTTGCGCAAGCACTTGATCCTGTTGTAAATCCAAACGCAGCGCATTTACATATTCTGCTTCAGGAATATCATTATTCGCTTGATGGGAATTGAAGTCGCAATAAGGGCATTTGCGAATACACCAAGGCACGTGAACATAGAGCGCTAATGGTGGTAATTGTAGTGATAGCGACGGCAGTATCAGTGACATTATTGGCTCTTCAGTGCAGATAATTTTTGTAACATTTCCTGCATGGCTTTACCGCGATGACTGATGCGATTTTTTTCGGCCTTATCCAATTCAGCGGATGCACAGTTGTGGCTGGGCACAAAAAATAATGGATCATAACCAAAACCACCTTCGCCGCGCGGTTCAGAAAGAATCACCCCCTCCCATATACCGTGACACAAAATCGGCGTTGGGTCTTCTGCATGGCGCATAAACGCCAGCACTGCATGGTAGCGCGCCGTGCGCTTTTCTGTAGCAACGCCATGTAACTCCTGCAAAAGTTTTGCATTGTTGTCTGCGTCTTTTGCGGCTGCACCCGCATAGCGCGCGGAATAGATGCCGGGGCGGCCATTAAGCGCATCGACTTCAATACCCGAATCATCGGCAATGGCTGGCAAGCCGGTTTTGGCGCAGGCATAACGCGCTTTAATAATCGCATTTTCAACAAAGGTTAAACCGGTTTCTTCCGCGTTCTCGCTAAAAAAATCAGATTGCGGTACCACGTCAAAACCGCAGCCATTGAGTAACTGCTGGAACTCGCGCAATTTACCTGCATTGCCACTGGCCAATACTATTTTTTGCATTGCATTTTTTCCTGAGAATCATCATTAGAAACAAAAGGCGCCCGCAGGCGCCTTTGTCATTCAATAGGTGCTGTTATTTATCCGCATAAAGTGTGCGATTAAACGTGAGTTTAAGTGGCCGCGCCGCGCCTTCCACGTTTAATTCGATATCGAAATGCAATAACTCTTCATTGTTAAAAACAAAGGGCGCTAAATAATAGGTGGCGTCGCCTTCGCTCACTTCAATAAATTTTAGCGTTTGTTTTTGCTGCATTAAATTGCGACGCACACCACTGACCTGTGCTGGCAAACCCAAACTCGTTGCACCATTTTCAGTTTTGGTCACACTGATATTGACCAGCGCCCGATCCTTACCGCGCACCAACTTATAGGCTTCCGCTACGTTTGCCGGAATATCAGTGCTGTTAAATACGTTGTAGTGCACGGTGTAAACACCAAACTGCTGCTGGGTAGCGATTTCTTTGGGTTGATCAATTTGGGCCTGAGCTGTTAGGGCAATCAGGCTTAACAAAAAACCCTGTAGTAACTTTTTCATAACAACACTCCTGTAATGAATGAATCACGACGGTACAGGTAAAAATGCAAAGTAGTATTTGCCTGAAGCCATTATTTACTTAAATGATAAATCGCCGTCTCACCGAACAGATTGGGCATAAAATCTTTGAGCGTCTGACCGGACTGTTCGTTCACCACCTGGCGATGGATCACTTTGATATTACGCTCGCGGCACAGCACTTCAAAGTCTTTAAACGTACAGAAGTGAATGTTGGGTGTGTCGTACCACTCGTAGGGCAGCAAGTCTGATACCGGCATACGGCCGCGCGTCGCTAAATAGAAGCGCGCTTTCCAGTGGCCAAAATTCGGGAAGGTGACAATACATTCTTTGCCCACGCGCAACATTTCATCCAATACCAAATGGGGAAAATGCAGGGTTTGCAGCGCTTGAGTCATGAGCACTGTATCAAAACTTTTATCGGCGAAATTGCCGAGGCCGCGATCCAGGTTTTGCTCGATCACATTCAAGCCTTTATCGATACAGGTATTGATTTGCTCTGCATCAATTTCCAAACCATAACCTTGCACTTGTTTGGTATCGATTAAAAATTTTAGCAGCGTGCCATCGCCGCAACCCAAGTCGAGAATGCGGCTGCCTTGAGTGATCCAGTGTTGGATTTCGTTTAGATCAATACGCATCAGATTTCCACTCCGGCAAGGTAGCGACTAAACACTTGCTGGTAGCGTTCGTCCGGCAATAAAAAGGCATCGTGGCCGTGTTTGGATTCAATTTCCGCGTAGGTCACTGCACGATTAGCGCCGACCAATGCGTTGACAATTTCATGCGAACGTTCGGGTGCAAAACGCCAGTCGGTGCTGAACGAAATCACCAAATAATTTGCCTGGGTTTGTTTAAAGGCGAGCACCGGGTCGTCGTTGTATTCGCGCGCCAAATCAAAATAATCCAGCGCTTTGGTGATGCGGATATACGAATTGGCATCGAAGGCATTGGCAAAACTATCGCCCTGGTAACGCAGGTAACTTTCGATTTGAAATTCCACCGGCTCCGTGATGCCCAGTTCAAAACTGCCGCTGCGCAAATCGCGGCCGAATTTTTCACCCATCGCATAATCCGACAAGTAAGTGATGTGGCCAATCATGCGCGCGACTGCCAAACCGTTTTTGGGAATGGTGTTGTGCGCGAGGTAATCGCCGTCAAAAAAGTTGGGGTCGCTAACAATCGCTTTGCGCGCCGCTTCGTTGAACGCGATGTTTTGCGCCGAGAGTTTCATTGCCGAGGCGATCACCACTGCATGGCGAATCCGCTGCGGGAAATCCAGCGCCCAGCGCATCACTTGCATACCGCCGAGGCTGCCACCAATCACGGCGGCCCAGACATCAATACCCAATACATCGGCCAAACGCGCCTGACTGGCGACCCAATCGCGCACGCGGATCATCGGGAAATCTGCGCCCCAGGCTTTGCCTGTTGCGGGGTTGATGGAGCGCGGCCCGGTGGAGCCATGACAGCCGCCGAGATTATTGAGCGCAACGACAAAAAATTTGTTGGTATCAATCGGTTTGCCAGGGCCGATATAGGCATCCCACCAGCCGGGGCGTTTGTCGTCCATGCTGTGATAACCTGCAGCGTGATGATGGCCGGAAAGCGCGTGGCAAATCAGTATCGCATTGGATTTTGCCGCATTTAACTGGCCGTAGGTTTCGTAGACCAATTCATACTCATCGAGCGTGCGCCCGCAGGCCAGCAACAGCGGCGCCGTGAAGTGATGAGTCCGGGGAGTAACAAGACCCACCGAATTGGCGGGTAGTTCGTTTGGCATGGTGATCTCTTACCGCAAGCAGTGGGCGCGCCAGTGGCGGCGCGCTCATCGACATTAAATGATGCGACAGTCTAAAGAGAGCACCTGCCTGCTGCAAGGTAGAGTTTATGAGTTGCCCTGCAACACCGCTTTGCTTTTGGCAAAGGGCAGCACACGCGCGCCGGTGGTGTCGGTGGTGGCAGGTAGATCATCCATCAATTCTGGCTCCAGGGGTTCGGCCAGAATTTCGCGGTAGAGCGGTTCGATACTCATCAGCGCCGATTGCAACTGGTAAAGGTTGGTCTGCAGGGTTTGCAACTGCTCGGCGTGACTATTGCGCTGGGACTGCATTTGCGTCAGCCGCAGCATGTGGTGTTCCAGCAGCTGCTTTTGATATTGGTTTTGATGGAACAGCGGCGCCAATGCTTCCTGCATCCAGTGATTGATGTGCTGATGCAGATCCATATATACCGCGCGCACCTCCTGCACCAACGTATTGATAAAACGGCTGATCAGCGCACTTTTATGGGTGAGTACGGTAGTGAGCGACTTGCGGAACTCCTCGGCGCGGGTCTGTAACTGACGTAACTGGCGGCGCTGCTTCTGGATTTTAAGCAGGTGCCGCATCATCAAATCATCACCCGACAGGCTGTGCTCCGGGCGTTCGTAAATGGAGGTGAGCACGCGGTTACAGCGCTCAATCTCCCGCTCAAGGTGATTAATGTTGCTGTCCACCGCGTCAAAGAAACTGGCGATGGCGCGCGCTAACCCCAAGGTTGTCCAACTCTGGGCGAGGTTGCTGTGCGCCTCCTCGATTTGCCGGTCCAGTGACGGCATGCCAATCGGGCTTAACAGCGACAATTGCTGGGATTCCAATAAGCGCTGACTGGTGCGCAGCGACAGTGCTTGTTTATGGTATTCGTGATGGGTGCGCCGAATAGTGTCGCGCAATGCCTGTAACTTTTCATTGGCCTGCTCGGGGGCAGCGGCACGCAAACTTTCCAACTCTGCTTCGCACTCGGCGATGCGCTTGGCCAACCCGCTGCGGGTATTGATCACCATGGCGTAACTGTCACCAATCAGCGCGTGGCCGATAATTTGTTGCTGGTTGCGCAATACCGCTTCCGCAAGCATGGATTCCAACTGCGGGAAGTTGCTGCGCGCCAGTTGCGCCTGATTGCGCCCGACTTTGCCGAGCAGCCCCTGTTTGGCCGACACCGCCACCACATGCTGTGACGCGAGGCCAAGCTGATGCGCCGTGAGCTGACGCAGGCGATCGATGCTCGCCGCCACTTCATCGGCGGGAGTAAGGTCGTCCCACAGACTATCGATTTTGTTGAGCAGGGCGATGACGGCGGTGCAGTTATTGTCGCGCAGGCCCTGAATATGCTCGCGCCAGATCTCCATATCGCTCGCAGTCACGCCAGCATCGGC
Coding sequences within it:
- a CDS encoding phosphomannomutase/phosphoglucomutase, which encodes MKPRDITIKATGTAPLSRSAQRALEQAKRKAAVQQKILLTLLGIALVVNLLAAYFLHQQLVVVKNHENLQRLTQETVNERKSALENHLREQANAVELLANNPAWLAALDSSNPDNSDETRQQLTQRLAADNPGILHIRLTPTGTAALDREAEFPVRYLELDLIQRAEQRKPALPELIELDNRWMLQWVKPLAANPESAPLGTLLITTDASQLVELSAGGNQSVGETILLQQFSGSPVQTIRKSGSGNAGAKASANIDQSHLVVQFTPSEQLKNTAEEMPTLWLLVVSLIAAASLALCWFLSKVITRATFKDTDSPTPSLQDTVKASKDSVDEENLINPLFQTQDILDIAVIDEDEDILGLSENSGKKASSAKRSSLTESDVPLEIFRSYDIRGLVNSQITPQLAQLIGQAVGSEAIDQGEHSIVVARDGRTHSEALTQALIKGILRTGCNVINVGVVPTPLMYFATFHFDDTHSGVMVTASHNPKEYNGFKVVINNRALADDAVVELRSRIIAQRFHQGLGEETPRAIIPDYIERIFSDVALAGNISIVVDAGNAVPGLVAPQLFEELGCDVTSLFCDLDGEFPNHNPDPTIEENLQALIAKVKEVKADIGVAFDGDGDRLVVVTPKGDIIWPDRLLMLFAKDILARNPGADVLFDVKCSRQLNQVISSYGGRPIMWKTGHSPMKAKMEETQALIGGEYSGHIFIKDRWYGFDDGIYAMARLLEIITLRDQNIDDIFAGFPQLHATPEIKINISDQDKFGLIKKLAETGDFANGALTTIDGLRVDYTKGWGLVRASNTSPALTLRFEAESPEALEKIQQIFKRELIKVDANLHIDF
- the argB gene encoding acetylglutamate kinase: MSLNRESAMNIANVLTEALPYIQRFTGKTVVVKFGGNAMEGEELQNSFARDIVLMKLVGMNPVVVHGGGPQIGSLLEKLNIKSEFINGMRVTDSATMDVVEMVLGGTVNKQIVSLINRNGGQAIGLTGKDGKLIRAKKLTVTHKTPEMLAPEILDIGHVGEVEHVNTSVIDMLINSDFIPVIAPIGVGEDGASYNINADLVAGKIAEFLRAEKLMLLTNVSGLQDKQGNVLTGLSTEQVDGLIADGTIYGGMLPKIACALDAVKGGVTSAHIVDGRVNHAVLLEIFTDAGVGTLITNKAKA
- the slmA gene encoding nucleoid occlusion factor SlmA, which encodes MIKTPNTTTPRRQQILECLARMLEASPGERITTAALAKEVGVSEAALYRHFPSKSKMFEGLIEFIEETIFSRITLILADEKSTLKRCEKILSLLLNFAERNPGLTRLLTGDALTGETERLRTRIEQFFDRIETQLKQILREAELREGVHPQLPIAAAANLLIALVDGRIAEFVRTGFRRRPTEHWQEQWQLIAQGFLVSSAVQA
- the pyrE gene encoding orotate phosphoribosyltransferase — encoded protein: MEKYQFDFIQLAVKHQALCFGEFLLKSGRTSPYFFNAGRFQTGQALAELGRYYAAAITASGVEFDIVFGPAYKGIPLAATTAIALADQHGRDLPYCYNRKEAKDHGEGGTLVGAPLQGKVLIVDDVITAGTAVREVMAIINAAGAKPAAVLIGLNRQEKGQGELSAIQEVEQTFGIPVISIINLNHIIDYLQGQAGQEAMVEKIKTYRATYGVDLA
- a CDS encoding exodeoxyribonuclease III, producing MRVISLSVDGIFQAAQRGLYTWLANQDADFICLQDLRALERELEKPEFQLKGYHAYFFDSGTKHYNGVAIYSRMQPKALIYGLGFASGVDMEGRYLQVDFEQLSIGSLLAPSASSELESQEVKIKFFDDFQAHLDKITRKRREYIFCGNWQMAHTPKDVSNSAENQHNSGFLPHERQWLSQLFNQIGYVDAFRKVNKDSDEYSWWPNGLKDDGDGWRTDFQVVSNSLGGKVEYAAIYKTQQFSSHMPVIIDYDIEL
- a CDS encoding Dabb family protein encodes the protein MTTTRRDFLTTSAIAGAALVAGDALAKPVAGANAMPKLLHHVFFWLKNPDSKEDLEKLIAGVKSLAAIETVRSIHVGVPASTEKRDVVDNSYHVSELLGFDDVAGQDIYQVHPLHQKFIDEHKHLWSKVVVYDALAV
- the hemW gene encoding radical SAM family heme chaperone HemW; the encoded protein is MSLILPSLSLQLPPLALYVHVPWCIRKCPYCDFNSHQANNDIPEAEYVNALRLDLQQDQVLAQGRKLTSIFFGGGTPSMLSAQAIGQILKDAETIIGFEPDIEITLEANPGTFEQEKFSGFRAAGVNRLSIGIQSFNDQQLKLLGRVHGREEALRAVGVARKAGFDNINLDLMHGLPEQSVAAAKADLQQAIDLAPEHLSWYQLTIEQNTAFYSAPPVLPEEEILADIQDAGVELLAAAGYAQYEISAYARAKKYARHNLNYWEFGDYLGIGAGAHGKITLPAEDKILRLWKTRLPKHYLDAAQSQKIPTNLGGHQNTFGGGSDLLLPAALPLEFMMNALRLHGGVPVNYFTERTGLDWQQLEPQWHTLTQQGLVEIAQGCARPTVLGRRFLNRVLQTFISE
- a CDS encoding XTP/dITP diphosphatase, with the protein product MQKIVLASGNAGKLREFQQLLNGCGFDVVPQSDFFSENAEETGLTFVENAIIKARYACAKTGLPAIADDSGIEVDALNGRPGIYSARYAGAAAKDADNNAKLLQELHGVATEKRTARYHAVLAFMRHAEDPTPILCHGIWEGVILSEPRGEGGFGYDPLFFVPSHNCASAELDKAEKNRISHRGKAMQEMLQKLSALKSQ
- a CDS encoding DUF4426 domain-containing protein, with product MKKLLQGFLLSLIALTAQAQIDQPKEIATQQQFGVYTVHYNVFNSTDIPANVAEAYKLVRGKDRALVNISVTKTENGATSLGLPAQVSGVRRNLMQQKQTLKFIEVSEGDATYYLAPFVFNNEELLHFDIELNVEGAARPLKLTFNRTLYADK
- the metW gene encoding methionine biosynthesis protein MetW — translated: MRIDLNEIQHWITQGSRILDLGCGDGTLLKFLIDTKQVQGYGLEIDAEQINTCIDKGLNVIEQNLDRGLGNFADKSFDTVLMTQALQTLHFPHLVLDEMLRVGKECIVTFPNFGHWKARFYLATRGRMPVSDLLPYEWYDTPNIHFCTFKDFEVLCRERNIKVIHRQVVNEQSGQTLKDFMPNLFGETAIYHLSK
- a CDS encoding homoserine O-acetyltransferase, encoding MPNELPANSVGLVTPRTHHFTAPLLLACGRTLDEYELVYETYGQLNAAKSNAILICHALSGHHHAAGYHSMDDKRPGWWDAYIGPGKPIDTNKFFVVALNNLGGCHGSTGPRSINPATGKAWGADFPMIRVRDWVASQARLADVLGIDVWAAVIGGSLGGMQVMRWALDFPQRIRHAVVIASAMKLSAQNIAFNEAARKAIVSDPNFFDGDYLAHNTIPKNGLAVARMIGHITYLSDYAMGEKFGRDLRSGSFELGITEPVEFQIESYLRYQGDSFANAFDANSYIRITKALDYFDLAREYNDDPVLAFKQTQANYLVISFSTDWRFAPERSHEIVNALVGANRAVTYAEIESKHGHDAFLLPDERYQQVFSRYLAGVEI